Proteins encoded together in one Mycobacterium sp. MS1601 window:
- a CDS encoding CoA transferase, protein MTVDATKPLAGVRAIEISSFVAIPLAGMTLAQLGCEVIRVDPLGGAADYKRWPLSKGGHSIYWAGLNKGKRSVAVDFRSADGQELVRRLIADAGVLITNVVGRQWHSYESLAQLRPDLIQLEVSGRFDGTTGVDYTVNAGIGFPMVTGPETEDGPVNHVLPAWDVACGLYAALGITTALRHRESTGEGAHLRLPLEDVALATAGNLGFLTEPMINGEQRQRLGNAIYGQYGQNFTSSDGVSFMLVALTPRHFRDLAELTGTTKAVAALQDALGVDFADEGSRYRHRAALSGLFAVWFGDHTAAEVADGLASTSVLWERYRTFAEAAVDERVTDNPLFSPLDQPRIGQYLAPGLPLSVNGSRAAAVAAPALGDDTVDVLGRLGLSAVELRSLTDAGVVR, encoded by the coding sequence ATGACCGTCGATGCGACGAAACCCCTGGCCGGAGTGCGGGCCATCGAGATCTCCAGCTTCGTGGCCATCCCGTTGGCCGGCATGACGTTGGCGCAGCTGGGCTGCGAGGTGATCCGCGTCGACCCCTTGGGTGGAGCTGCCGACTACAAGCGCTGGCCGTTGAGCAAGGGCGGCCACAGCATCTACTGGGCCGGGCTGAACAAGGGCAAACGTTCGGTGGCCGTGGACTTCCGCTCCGCCGACGGGCAGGAGCTGGTGCGACGCCTGATCGCCGACGCGGGCGTGCTGATCACCAATGTGGTTGGGCGGCAGTGGCACTCGTATGAATCTTTGGCGCAGTTGCGTCCCGACCTGATCCAGCTCGAGGTGTCGGGGCGTTTCGACGGGACCACCGGGGTGGACTACACCGTCAACGCCGGTATCGGTTTTCCGATGGTGACCGGACCGGAGACAGAGGACGGTCCGGTGAACCACGTATTGCCCGCATGGGACGTCGCATGCGGACTGTATGCGGCGCTGGGCATCACGACCGCACTGCGGCACCGCGAGTCCACTGGCGAGGGCGCCCATCTGCGTCTGCCGCTCGAAGATGTCGCACTGGCCACCGCGGGCAACCTGGGCTTCTTGACCGAACCCATGATCAACGGTGAGCAGCGCCAGCGGCTGGGCAATGCGATCTACGGCCAGTACGGGCAGAACTTCACCTCATCGGACGGCGTGTCGTTCATGCTCGTCGCGCTGACCCCGCGACATTTCCGCGATCTTGCCGAGCTCACCGGAACTACCAAAGCCGTTGCTGCCCTGCAAGATGCTCTGGGCGTCGACTTCGCCGATGAGGGCAGCCGGTATCGTCACCGCGCGGCACTGAGCGGATTGTTCGCGGTGTGGTTCGGCGACCACACCGCCGCCGAGGTGGCGGACGGGTTGGCCTCGACTTCCGTGCTGTGGGAGCGCTACCGTACGTTTGCCGAAGCGGCGGTGGACGAGAGGGTCACGGACAACCCGTTGTTCAGCCCACTGGATCAGCCGCGTATCGGGCAGTACCTGGCACCGGGGCTGCCGCTGTCGGTCAACGGTTCGCGGGCCGCAGCCGTGGCCGCGCCGGCACTCGGTGACGACACAGTCGATGTCTTGGGCCGACTGGGGCTGTCGGCAGTGGAGTTGCGGAGCCTGACTGATGCCGGGGTGGTGCGATGA
- a CDS encoding acyl-CoA thioesterase: protein MSTLLELMELVAVEEDLFQARGHGPEGKRAFGGQFLGQSMAAAGRTVTADVWPTSLHLQFLRGGDSGAPVDYSIERLYDGRTAMTRRVLARQGGRIITSATVSFSAPLPGPSHGECTFPDDPAGLEETGPAGPAPGLPLDELDIRISDSGTGSDFVRRLYWRTTVPVPDDALLHTCLALFVTDVYMIDAVLRVHGHSMSDRSHRSGTTDASVWFHRPVRADAWNLLESRSPAAARGRGVVTAQMVGADGAVYATAVQEGLVAARE, encoded by the coding sequence ATGAGCACACTGCTGGAGCTGATGGAACTGGTTGCGGTGGAGGAGGATCTGTTCCAGGCCAGGGGTCACGGGCCGGAGGGCAAGCGGGCCTTCGGCGGGCAGTTCCTGGGCCAGTCCATGGCCGCTGCGGGCCGCACCGTCACAGCGGACGTCTGGCCCACCAGTCTGCACCTGCAGTTCCTGCGGGGCGGGGATTCCGGTGCGCCGGTGGACTACTCCATCGAGCGGCTGTACGACGGGCGCACCGCCATGACGCGGCGGGTGCTGGCCCGCCAGGGCGGCCGCATCATCACCTCGGCCACGGTGTCCTTCTCGGCGCCGCTTCCCGGGCCGTCACACGGGGAGTGCACCTTCCCCGATGACCCCGCCGGCTTGGAGGAAACCGGTCCAGCCGGACCCGCGCCCGGACTACCGCTCGACGAGCTGGACATCAGGATCTCCGATTCGGGCACCGGATCGGACTTTGTGCGCCGGCTGTATTGGCGCACAACGGTTCCGGTGCCGGACGATGCGCTGCTGCACACCTGCCTGGCGCTGTTCGTCACCGATGTCTACATGATCGACGCGGTGCTGCGGGTACACGGCCACTCGATGAGCGACCGCAGCCACCGCAGCGGCACCACCGACGCCTCGGTCTGGTTCCATCGACCCGTCCGTGCCGATGCGTGGAACCTGTTGGAATCGCGGTCACCGGCCGCGGCCCGCGGACGGGGTGTGGTGACCGCGCAGATGGTCGGCGCCGACGGCGCCGTGTACGCGACGGCGGTCCAGGAAGGGCTGGTCGCGGCCCGGGAGTAG
- a CDS encoding alpha/beta fold hydrolase, whose product MDELRFLELHGDRVAYRDAGPETGSPETLLLIHGMAGSSATWRSVIPQLSQHYRVIAPDLLGHGGSAKPRGDYSLGAFAVWLRDLLDELGVMHATVVGQSLGGGIAMQFGYQHRDKCERLVLIGSGGLGPDLSWMLRLLSTPGAELVLPAVAPQPVLTVGNSIRSWLSSAGIHSPRGGELWSAYSSLSDRETRSAFLRTLRSVVDHRGQAVSALNRLHLTAQVPMLFIWGDNDRIIPVAHGYAAHEALPGSRLEVLPGVGHFPHVEAPWEVTQILRDFMASTDRRSVAVTRC is encoded by the coding sequence ATGGACGAACTTCGTTTTCTCGAGCTGCATGGCGACCGCGTGGCTTACCGCGACGCTGGTCCCGAGACCGGCAGCCCGGAGACCCTGCTGCTGATCCACGGCATGGCAGGCAGCTCCGCCACCTGGCGCTCGGTGATCCCACAGCTCTCCCAGCACTACCGAGTGATCGCCCCTGACCTGCTGGGCCACGGCGGCTCGGCCAAGCCGCGGGGCGACTACTCGCTCGGCGCGTTCGCGGTGTGGCTGCGCGACCTGCTCGACGAACTGGGCGTCATGCACGCCACGGTGGTGGGGCAATCACTGGGCGGCGGCATCGCCATGCAGTTCGGCTACCAGCACCGCGACAAGTGCGAGCGGCTGGTACTCATCGGCAGCGGCGGGCTGGGGCCGGACCTCAGCTGGATGCTGCGGCTGCTGAGCACCCCCGGCGCCGAACTGGTATTGCCCGCCGTGGCACCGCAGCCGGTGCTCACCGTAGGGAACTCGATCCGGTCGTGGCTGTCGTCGGCGGGCATCCACTCCCCGCGGGGTGGTGAACTCTGGAGCGCCTACTCGTCACTGTCGGACCGGGAGACACGCAGTGCATTCCTGCGCACGCTGCGCTCTGTCGTCGATCACCGCGGCCAAGCCGTGAGCGCACTGAACCGGCTGCATCTCACCGCACAAGTGCCGATGCTGTTCATCTGGGGCGACAACGACCGCATCATCCCCGTCGCACACGGCTATGCCGCCCATGAGGCGCTACCGGGCAGCCGCCTGGAAGTTCTGCCCGGCGTGGGACATTTCCCGCATGTCGAGGCACCCTGGGAGGTGACGCAGATCCTGCGTGATTTCATGGCGTCCACAGACCGCCGATCGGTGGCCGTGACCCGCTGCTGA
- a CDS encoding ATP-binding cassette domain-containing protein, whose protein sequence is MTPAIDCRHLTHRYGKFTAVDDLTLTAEPGETLGLLGPNGAGKTTAVRVLTTLTPVQHGDVSIFGLDARRDTMDIRYNIGYVPQQLSIESALTGRQNVEWFARLYDVPRRRRRARVDDALAAMNLLDVADALASTYSGGMVRRLELAQALVNRPSLLILDEPTVGLDPIARDGVWNQVQKMQDQFGMTVLLTTHYMEEADALCDRVALLHHGKLQAVGTPGDLKETVGPTATLEDVFRHYAGSALDDTSPQGLKEIRSSRRTARRGN, encoded by the coding sequence ATGACTCCCGCGATCGACTGCCGCCACCTCACTCACCGGTACGGCAAGTTCACCGCCGTCGATGATCTGACGCTGACCGCCGAACCGGGCGAGACGCTGGGACTGCTGGGCCCCAACGGCGCCGGGAAGACCACCGCGGTACGGGTACTGACCACCCTGACGCCCGTCCAGCACGGCGACGTCTCCATTTTCGGCTTGGACGCCCGCCGTGACACCATGGACATCCGCTACAACATCGGCTATGTGCCGCAGCAACTCTCGATCGAGTCGGCGCTGACGGGCCGGCAGAACGTCGAATGGTTCGCCCGTCTCTATGACGTGCCGCGTCGACGGCGCAGAGCCAGGGTGGACGATGCGCTGGCCGCGATGAACCTCCTCGACGTCGCCGATGCGCTGGCCAGCACGTACTCCGGCGGAATGGTGCGTCGTCTCGAGCTCGCCCAGGCACTGGTGAACCGGCCGTCCCTGCTGATCCTCGACGAACCCACCGTGGGCCTGGATCCCATCGCTCGCGACGGGGTGTGGAACCAGGTGCAGAAGATGCAGGACCAATTCGGCATGACCGTGCTGCTCACCACCCACTACATGGAGGAGGCCGACGCCCTGTGTGACCGGGTGGCGCTGTTGCACCACGGGAAACTGCAAGCCGTCGGCACCCCCGGTGACCTCAAGGAAACCGTCGGTCCCACAGCCACTCTGGAAGACGTGTTCCGCCATTACGCCGGCTCGGCTCTCGATGACACCTCCCCGCAGGGCCTCAAAGAGATCCGCTCCAGCCGAAGGACGGCGCGCCGTGGCAACTGA
- a CDS encoding Lrp/AsnC family transcriptional regulator, producing MRNLHIWTLDHQPEASTMTVDAIDRRILLALNNDPRAAAVTLAERTGLSRNTVQTRLARLESSGVLRPFERRISPAALGYPLTAYILTTVTQRKLQRVADALAAVPEVLEVLGVSGTVDLHVQVVARDADDLYRIAGRILDIDGVEQTNTSLVMRQLVDYRLTPLLD from the coding sequence ATGCGCAATCTGCACATCTGGACACTCGACCACCAGCCGGAGGCAAGCACAATGACAGTCGACGCCATCGACAGACGGATTCTGCTGGCACTCAACAACGATCCGCGGGCCGCTGCCGTCACGCTCGCCGAACGCACCGGACTGTCCCGCAACACGGTGCAGACCCGGCTGGCCCGGCTGGAGTCCAGCGGCGTGTTGCGCCCGTTCGAGCGGCGCATTTCACCTGCCGCCTTGGGCTATCCGCTGACGGCCTACATCCTGACCACGGTGACCCAGCGCAAGCTGCAACGCGTCGCCGACGCGCTGGCCGCCGTTCCCGAGGTGCTCGAGGTACTGGGCGTCAGCGGCACCGTCGACCTGCACGTGCAGGTGGTGGCTCGTGACGCCGACGATCTCTACCGGATTGCGGGCCGCATCCTCGACATCGACGGAGTTGAGCAGACCAACACTTCGTTGGTGATGCGCCAGCTGGTCGATTACCGTCTGACGCCTTTGCTCGATTAG
- a CDS encoding SRPBCC family protein, which yields MSARQVSRTVEVNAPAADLFALVADPRRHHELDGSATVGSTVTAPAELSLGSRFSTRMKMKGIPYRITSVITALKPTELLEWRHPFGHHWRWEFEEISPTRTRVTETFDYRDTGPVKDRIDFYRRLGFVSANEAGIEATLVRLQDRFA from the coding sequence ATGAGTGCACGCCAGGTGAGCAGGACCGTCGAAGTGAACGCGCCGGCTGCCGACCTGTTCGCCCTCGTGGCCGACCCGCGCCGCCACCATGAGCTGGACGGGTCGGCAACCGTGGGCAGCACTGTCACAGCACCCGCGGAACTCTCTCTGGGATCTCGCTTTTCCACGCGGATGAAGATGAAGGGCATCCCGTACCGGATCACCAGCGTCATCACCGCGCTCAAGCCCACCGAACTCCTCGAGTGGCGTCACCCGTTCGGGCATCACTGGCGTTGGGAGTTCGAGGAGATTTCGCCGACGCGGACCCGCGTCACCGAGACCTTCGACTACCGCGACACCGGTCCGGTCAAGGACCGCATCGACTTCTACCGGCGGCTGGGCTTCGTCAGCGCCAACGAGGCCGGGATCGAGGCGACATTGGTCCGCTTGCAGGACCGGTTCGCCTGA
- a CDS encoding sulfite exporter TauE/SafE family protein, giving the protein MSWTDIALLLVAGMLGGLAGSIAGLASVATYPALLAVGLPPVTANVTNTVALVGNAVGSIIGSRPELRGQGPFLLRTLPLAGIGGALGAVLLLSTPAEGFEKLVPVLIFFSSIAIVWPRRERVDADTPPRSRLALGLEGAAIFAIAIYGGYFGAAAGVLLLALLLRAGSSTLAHANASKNVLLGASNGVAAVIFLTVAPVHWPSLIPLAIGCILGSRLGPVVVRHAPATPIRWLIGLGGLVLAITLGLDAY; this is encoded by the coding sequence GTGAGCTGGACCGATATCGCGCTGTTGCTGGTCGCCGGCATGCTCGGCGGACTGGCTGGCAGCATCGCCGGGCTGGCGTCTGTCGCCACCTATCCCGCTCTGTTGGCAGTCGGCCTGCCGCCGGTGACCGCCAACGTGACCAACACCGTCGCACTGGTGGGCAACGCCGTCGGCTCGATCATCGGGTCACGCCCCGAGCTGCGCGGCCAGGGTCCGTTCCTGCTGCGCACACTGCCGCTGGCCGGGATCGGCGGGGCGCTGGGTGCGGTGCTGCTGCTGTCGACCCCCGCCGAAGGGTTCGAGAAGCTGGTGCCGGTTCTGATCTTCTTCTCGTCGATAGCCATCGTCTGGCCTCGCCGCGAGCGCGTCGACGCCGACACACCACCGCGCAGCCGTCTCGCGCTGGGACTCGAGGGTGCGGCGATCTTCGCCATCGCGATCTACGGTGGCTACTTCGGCGCGGCCGCGGGGGTGCTGCTGCTCGCTCTGCTGCTCCGCGCGGGTAGCTCCACCCTGGCGCATGCCAACGCATCGAAGAACGTCCTGCTCGGCGCTTCCAACGGCGTCGCGGCCGTCATCTTCCTCACCGTCGCCCCAGTGCATTGGCCCTCACTGATCCCGCTGGCCATCGGCTGCATCCTGGGGTCGCGGCTGGGCCCGGTGGTGGTGCGCCACGCTCCGGCCACCCCGATCCGGTGGCTCATCGGCCTCGGCGGCCTGGTGCTCGCCATCACGCTCGGTCTGGACGCCTACTGA
- a CDS encoding metallophosphoesterase family protein yields MHLLLIADTHLPKRAKDLPAQVWNEVDTADVVFHAGDWVNVALLDALEARARRLVGCWGNNDGPDLRARLPERHDVTLAGVQFTVVHETGGAQGRDARMAREYPGTDVLVFGHSHIPWDTTVSRAGARPLRLLNPGSPTDRRRQPFCTYMTTTVADGVLGGVTLHNLPPR; encoded by the coding sequence ATGCACCTGCTGCTGATCGCCGACACTCACCTGCCCAAACGAGCCAAAGACCTGCCCGCGCAGGTGTGGAACGAGGTAGACACCGCGGACGTGGTGTTCCATGCCGGCGACTGGGTGAATGTGGCCCTGTTGGACGCCCTGGAGGCACGAGCACGCAGGCTGGTCGGCTGCTGGGGCAACAACGACGGCCCTGACCTGCGCGCGCGCCTTCCGGAGCGTCACGACGTGACGCTTGCCGGGGTGCAGTTCACCGTCGTCCACGAGACCGGCGGCGCGCAGGGCCGCGACGCGCGAATGGCACGCGAGTATCCGGGCACCGATGTGCTGGTGTTCGGCCACAGCCACATCCCGTGGGACACCACTGTCTCTCGGGCAGGTGCCCGGCCGCTCAGGCTGCTCAATCCCGGCTCCCCCACCGATCGGCGCAGACAGCCGTTCTGCACGTATATGACCACCACAGTCGCCGATGGCGTACTTGGCGGCGTGACACTGCACAACCTGCCGCCGAGATAG
- a CDS encoding nuclear transport factor 2 family protein: MTTKPPLPPFTHETAVRKVRAGENAWNTRDPEKIALAYTPDSWWRNRSTFVRGRAEIVEFLTGKWARELDYRLIKELWAFDGNRIAVRFAYEYHDVDGRWFRAYGNENWEFDDNGLMRTRHASINDVPITEAERLFHWDSSGPRPDDHPELSDLGL, encoded by the coding sequence ATGACCACAAAACCGCCTCTGCCGCCGTTCACCCACGAGACCGCGGTCCGGAAGGTCCGCGCCGGTGAGAATGCCTGGAACACTCGGGATCCCGAGAAGATCGCGCTGGCCTACACACCCGACAGCTGGTGGCGTAACCGCTCGACATTCGTCCGGGGGCGTGCCGAGATCGTCGAGTTCCTGACCGGCAAGTGGGCCCGCGAGCTCGACTACCGGCTGATCAAGGAGCTCTGGGCGTTCGACGGGAACCGCATCGCCGTCCGGTTCGCCTACGAATACCACGACGTCGACGGCAGGTGGTTCCGTGCCTACGGCAACGAGAACTGGGAGTTCGATGACAACGGCCTGATGCGCACCCGCCACGCCAGCATCAACGACGTTCCCATCACCGAGGCCGAGCGGTTGTTCCACTGGGACAGCTCCGGGCCGCGGCCCGACGATCATCCCGAGCTCAGCGACCTCGGTCTGTGA
- a CDS encoding MaoC family dehydratase, whose product MRTFESVDALVAAKGEELGSSDWVTISQDEVNLFADATGDHQWIHIDQEKAAKGPFGTTIVHGFMTLSLLPRLMHQIFDVNGVKMGINYGLNKVRFPSPVPVGSKVRATSTLTDTQDIGQGTVQVTVTTVIEIEGAAKPACVAESILRYIS is encoded by the coding sequence ATGCGGACCTTCGAATCAGTCGACGCGCTGGTGGCGGCCAAGGGCGAGGAGCTGGGCTCCAGCGACTGGGTGACCATCAGCCAGGACGAGGTGAATCTCTTCGCCGATGCCACCGGCGATCACCAGTGGATCCACATCGACCAGGAGAAGGCCGCCAAGGGGCCGTTCGGTACTACCATCGTCCACGGCTTCATGACCCTGTCGCTGCTGCCGCGGCTGATGCACCAGATCTTCGACGTCAACGGCGTCAAGATGGGTATCAACTACGGCCTCAACAAGGTGCGGTTCCCGTCGCCGGTGCCCGTCGGCTCGAAAGTACGCGCCACCAGCACGCTGACCGACACCCAGGACATCGGCCAGGGCACGGTGCAGGTCACCGTCACCACTGTCATCGAGATCGAGGGCGCGGCCAAGCCGGCGTGTGTGGCCGAAAGCATCCTGCGCTACATCAGCTGA
- a CDS encoding MarR family winged helix-turn-helix transcriptional regulator: MDSSTDLTSALFGTVGRFKRQVRRSAGRSTDRSFAAGRTESQAELLRLVGRRPGISVSQAAAELGLAANTTSTLVSKLAADDLLVRVPDPTDRRIGRLQLTEPAQQLADASRAARHAVMADVLAELDEQEIASLTAGLEVLTKMTQLLAEREP, translated from the coding sequence GTGGACTCCAGTACCGATCTGACCAGCGCGCTGTTCGGTACTGTCGGGCGGTTCAAGCGCCAGGTGCGACGCTCGGCAGGCCGTTCAACAGATCGAAGCTTCGCCGCCGGCCGCACCGAATCACAGGCCGAACTGCTGCGCCTGGTCGGACGCCGACCGGGAATCTCGGTCAGCCAGGCCGCCGCTGAACTCGGTCTGGCGGCCAACACCACGTCCACCCTGGTCTCCAAGCTCGCCGCCGATGATCTGCTGGTCCGCGTACCCGACCCGACAGACCGCCGCATAGGCCGACTGCAGCTGACCGAACCGGCCCAGCAGCTTGCCGACGCCTCCCGCGCCGCCCGACACGCGGTCATGGCAGACGTTCTCGCCGAACTCGACGAGCAAGAGATCGCCTCGCTGACAGCAGGATTAGAGGTTCTGACCAAGATGACACAACTACTGGCCGAGCGTGAGCCATGA
- a CDS encoding transketolase-like TK C-terminal-containing protein encodes MNALTEIEQRVLWLSTAMIHHANHVRPNTSGLKVGGHQASSASMATIMTSLWFEHLQAGDRVSVKPHASPVLHAINYLIGELDQSYLGTLRQLGGLQSYPSRTKDPDPVDYSTGSVGIGATAPIWGAMARRFVTTKFGPAAGTGRQYSLVGDAELDEGAVWEAILDPGVTEFGEIVWIVDMNRQSLDRVVPHIAADRLERMFGAAGWQVLTCKFGRLLEDLFARQGGQALRRRIVEMPNAEYQRLLRCNAAQLRDRLPDGPEIAALIAELDDATMLAAIRNLGGHDIDVLGDAFARIDDTRPTVILAYTIKGYSLPTQGHPQNHSSLLSPAQYEALAADLGMDPRDPWQRFADETDAGKLCRETHDRLTRPVVAASTPPAVPTDIGRTPTGTSTTQAALGRTLLDLTREAPAAAARVVTVSPDVSSTTNLAGWLNKVGVWSPTERRDWFDDDAETIMHWREKPTGQHLELGIAETNLVGLIGELGATWSRWGEPLFPIGVLYDPFVERALEPWSYGIYAGGQSILVGTPSGVTLAAEGGAHQSIKTPSIGLEQPGCVSYEPAFAIDVEWTLLSCIARLGRAGGSSSYLRLSTRPVNQTLADVPADPAARERRRRQVLAGAYLLRRAATPEVTLVGMGAMMTETLSAADRLAEQGVDVDVVCVTSPGLLFEAMQARRGLGDGPSWILDQVFTADRAAPMVTVLDGHPHTLSFLAGINHVRAMALGVSRFGQVGSLEEVYRHHGIDSDSIVRAALDVRG; translated from the coding sequence ATGAATGCGCTGACGGAGATCGAGCAGCGAGTGTTGTGGCTGTCGACGGCCATGATCCACCACGCCAACCATGTCCGGCCCAACACCTCCGGCCTGAAGGTGGGCGGCCATCAGGCGTCGTCGGCGTCGATGGCCACCATCATGACGTCGCTGTGGTTCGAACACCTCCAGGCCGGCGACCGGGTGTCGGTCAAGCCACACGCCTCGCCGGTGCTGCATGCGATCAACTACCTGATCGGCGAACTCGACCAGTCCTACCTGGGCACCTTGCGTCAACTCGGTGGCCTGCAGAGTTACCCCAGCCGCACCAAAGACCCTGACCCCGTTGACTATTCGACAGGTTCAGTCGGAATAGGTGCCACCGCGCCCATTTGGGGTGCGATGGCGCGCCGGTTTGTCACCACCAAGTTCGGTCCAGCGGCAGGAACCGGCAGGCAGTACTCCCTGGTGGGTGACGCCGAACTCGATGAGGGTGCGGTCTGGGAGGCGATCCTGGATCCCGGGGTGACCGAGTTCGGTGAGATCGTCTGGATCGTCGACATGAACCGGCAGTCGCTGGACCGGGTGGTGCCGCACATCGCCGCCGATCGGCTGGAGCGGATGTTCGGGGCGGCGGGCTGGCAGGTGCTCACCTGCAAGTTCGGCAGGCTGCTAGAAGATCTGTTCGCGCGGCAGGGCGGGCAGGCGTTGCGGCGGCGCATCGTCGAGATGCCGAACGCCGAGTACCAGCGATTGCTGCGCTGCAATGCGGCACAATTGCGCGACCGGCTGCCGGACGGTCCTGAAATCGCCGCGCTGATCGCCGAGCTGGACGACGCCACCATGTTGGCCGCCATCCGTAATCTCGGCGGGCATGACATCGACGTTCTCGGCGACGCGTTCGCCAGGATCGACGACACCCGACCGACGGTGATCTTGGCCTACACCATCAAGGGCTACAGCCTTCCGACACAGGGTCATCCGCAGAACCACTCGTCGCTGCTGTCGCCCGCGCAGTACGAGGCGCTTGCGGCAGACCTCGGCATGGACCCACGAGATCCCTGGCAGCGGTTCGCCGACGAGACCGATGCCGGGAAGCTGTGCCGTGAGACGCACGACCGGCTGACCCGTCCGGTGGTCGCGGCGTCCACTCCGCCGGCCGTGCCCACCGACATCGGGCGCACACCCACAGGCACGTCCACCACACAGGCGGCACTGGGTCGCACGTTGCTGGATCTCACGAGGGAGGCGCCGGCGGCCGCTGCCCGGGTGGTCACCGTCAGCCCCGACGTCAGCTCGACCACCAACCTGGCAGGCTGGCTGAACAAGGTGGGGGTGTGGTCACCCACCGAACGGCGGGACTGGTTCGACGACGACGCCGAGACCATCATGCACTGGCGCGAGAAACCCACCGGTCAGCATTTGGAGCTCGGGATCGCCGAGACCAACCTGGTGGGACTGATCGGTGAGCTGGGCGCGACATGGAGCCGCTGGGGGGAGCCGCTGTTCCCCATCGGAGTGCTCTACGACCCCTTCGTGGAACGGGCACTGGAACCCTGGTCCTACGGCATCTACGCCGGCGGCCAGTCGATTCTGGTTGGCACACCCTCCGGAGTCACGCTGGCAGCCGAAGGTGGTGCGCACCAATCGATCAAGACGCCGTCGATCGGACTGGAGCAGCCCGGCTGTGTCAGCTACGAACCGGCGTTCGCCATCGACGTCGAGTGGACGCTGCTGTCCTGCATCGCCCGGCTGGGCCGCGCCGGCGGCAGCTCGTCATACCTGCGGCTGTCCACCCGTCCGGTGAACCAGACCCTGGCCGACGTGCCTGCCGATCCGGCGGCACGGGAACGCCGCCGACGGCAGGTGCTCGCCGGGGCGTACCTGTTGCGGCGTGCTGCCACGCCGGAGGTGACGCTGGTCGGCATGGGGGCGATGATGACCGAAACCCTCTCGGCGGCAGATCGATTGGCCGAGCAGGGGGTGGACGTCGACGTGGTGTGCGTGACCAGCCCCGGGCTGCTGTTCGAGGCCATGCAGGCCCGCCGCGGTCTCGGCGACGGCCCCAGCTGGATTCTTGACCAAGTGTTCACCGCGGATCGCGCCGCACCCATGGTGACGGTGCTCGACGGCCACCCACACACGCTGTCATTCCTGGCCGGGATCAACCACGTGCGGGCCATGGCGTTGGGCGTCAGCCGGTTCGGGCAGGTGGGCTCACTCGAGGAGGTCTACCGCCACCACGGCATCGACAGCGACAGCATCGTGCGGGCCGCACTCGACGTCAGGGGGTGA
- a CDS encoding DUF1059 domain-containing protein: MKTHLNCPCGESIVGTDEDDLVEKTQKHLADNHPGHDYSRDEILFIAY, from the coding sequence ATGAAGACTCACCTGAACTGCCCGTGCGGCGAATCCATCGTCGGGACTGACGAGGACGATTTGGTGGAGAAGACCCAGAAGCACCTCGCCGACAACCATCCCGGGCACGACTACTCGCGCGACGAGATCCTGTTCATCGCCTACTAG
- a CDS encoding heme-binding protein, with the protein MTFIGKTVLGGALVSGAAAALLGAPSAAAEPCRADAATATISQVSGAASQYLAGHPGANDALSNALTQPRDQATVTVRNYFLANPGEYFDLRNITAPLQTLRSQCGASFAGSDLIAAFDEFQMG; encoded by the coding sequence ATGACGTTCATCGGAAAGACCGTGCTGGGGGGCGCACTGGTATCCGGGGCTGCGGCCGCACTGCTGGGCGCCCCGTCCGCCGCAGCGGAACCGTGCCGCGCCGACGCGGCCACCGCCACCATCAGCCAGGTCTCCGGTGCAGCCAGCCAGTACCTGGCCGGCCACCCCGGCGCCAACGACGCGCTGTCGAACGCGCTGACCCAGCCCCGCGACCAAGCCACCGTCACGGTGCGCAACTACTTCCTGGCCAACCCCGGCGAGTACTTCGACCTGCGCAACATCACCGCGCCGCTGCAGACACTGCGCAGCCAGTGCGGGGCGTCGTTCGCCGGCTCGGATCTGATCGCGGCTTTCGACGAATTCCAGATGGGCTAA